The Ammoniphilus sp. CFH 90114 genome contains a region encoding:
- a CDS encoding DEAD/DEAH box helicase — protein MSLTQLAKKMEQVESKFLISAEGKVQSVQHALKREGALRVAIQSLSTWIAQVKKNSGSEHELYMQGQSLRERLKLKLKESSAVILESVNQQYQTNLTVEQVIENNDWYYYHYGIMKTLQQSGILNDLFQELLTDIIPPHPKDEYPLTRAHRRSFIIHAGSTNSGKTHQSLEELKKSPKGIYLSPLRLLALEVYERLNEEGVPCDLLTGEEMIHAAGAKHTSCTIEKASYDEVYDVAVIDEGQMIGDSQRGYAWTRALLGLRAREIHVCCAREAVPLIKQLLADCKDHVEVVQHERQTPLLFQDHPFRFPQDVMKGDAFIVFSRKQALQVASQLTQAQWSSSIIYGNLPPETRRKQVGLFLEGETQVIVSTDAIGMGMNLPIRRIVFLETEKFDGTQVRELLPQEIKQISGRAGRKGIYERGYVNSIRDKAKIKQKLEMQDQPLQAAFIAPHDTTILSLPFGSLSERLKAWTNYEIQVPYFQKADITETLELLDLASMYEQVLPLDVLYNAVTIPFNYQDKELLSQWFIYLDCLKINRINLPKPKKRGNHLSALETYYRAIGLYYSFSSNFGLPYDWRWIKKERRYTSEQIHELLKQQLQPAYV, from the coding sequence ATGTCTCTAACCCAATTAGCTAAAAAGATGGAACAAGTTGAATCTAAATTTCTCATCTCAGCTGAGGGCAAAGTTCAATCTGTTCAACACGCTCTAAAGCGGGAAGGGGCACTTCGTGTAGCGATCCAAAGCCTGTCGACATGGATCGCTCAAGTAAAGAAAAACAGTGGAAGCGAACATGAGCTATATATGCAGGGTCAATCCCTTCGGGAGAGACTTAAACTTAAGCTAAAAGAGTCTTCCGCTGTCATATTAGAATCAGTAAATCAACAATATCAAACAAATTTAACCGTAGAGCAAGTAATCGAAAATAATGATTGGTATTATTATCATTACGGTATAATGAAAACCCTACAACAATCTGGAATTCTCAATGATTTATTCCAGGAATTGTTAACTGACATTATCCCTCCACACCCTAAAGATGAATATCCGTTAACCCGTGCCCATCGGCGTTCCTTTATCATTCATGCCGGTTCAACCAACTCGGGAAAAACGCATCAATCTCTTGAAGAATTAAAAAAGAGTCCAAAAGGCATTTACCTTTCGCCTTTACGTTTACTTGCCCTTGAAGTATATGAAAGATTAAACGAAGAAGGAGTACCTTGTGACCTCTTGACTGGAGAGGAGATGATCCATGCAGCAGGAGCAAAACATACCTCTTGTACGATTGAAAAGGCAAGCTACGACGAAGTATATGACGTGGCCGTAATTGATGAGGGACAGATGATCGGCGACTCACAACGAGGATATGCTTGGACGAGAGCCCTCCTAGGGCTTAGAGCCCGAGAGATCCACGTCTGTTGCGCAAGGGAAGCCGTACCTTTAATTAAACAGCTGCTTGCTGATTGTAAGGATCATGTGGAAGTGGTTCAACACGAGAGACAGACCCCTTTATTATTTCAAGATCACCCTTTCAGGTTTCCACAGGATGTCATGAAAGGAGATGCCTTCATTGTTTTCTCTAGAAAACAGGCTTTACAGGTTGCATCTCAATTGACGCAAGCGCAATGGAGCTCAAGTATTATTTATGGGAATCTGCCTCCGGAAACGAGAAGAAAGCAAGTCGGTCTTTTTCTAGAAGGTGAAACCCAAGTCATTGTATCGACAGACGCGATTGGGATGGGGATGAACCTGCCCATTAGAAGAATTGTCTTTCTCGAAACCGAGAAGTTTGATGGGACCCAGGTACGCGAGTTATTACCACAAGAAATTAAACAAATTTCCGGGCGAGCTGGCCGGAAGGGAATATACGAAAGAGGTTATGTAAATTCAATCCGAGATAAGGCAAAGATTAAGCAAAAACTTGAGATGCAGGATCAGCCCTTGCAGGCTGCCTTCATTGCACCTCACGATACAACGATCCTTAGCTTGCCATTTGGAAGCCTGTCTGAACGTCTAAAGGCATGGACAAATTACGAAATCCAAGTTCCATACTTCCAAAAGGCTGATATCACTGAGACATTAGAATTACTTGATTTAGCCAGCATGTACGAACAGGTACTGCCACTTGATGTGCTTTATAATGCCGTTACCATTCCCTTCAATTATCAGGATAAAGAATTACTCAGTCAGTGGTTTATTTATCTAGATTGCTTGAAGATTAATCGAATCAACTTACCTAAACCCAAAAAGCGCGGCAACCATCTAAGTGCACTTGAAACGTATTACAGGGCTATAGGTCTGTATTATTCCTTTTCTAGTAACTTCGGATTACCTTATGACTGGAGATGGATCAAAAAAGAAAGAAGATACACGTCAGAACAGATCCATGAACTGTTAAAACAACAGCTACAACCAGCTTATGTATAG